A region from the Paraburkholderia youngii genome encodes:
- a CDS encoding glucose 1-dehydrogenase, with translation MSDKQRPAPPFPEQQQDQTPGRTAGMNPQPDHGEKTYEGSGRLAGKAAIVTGGDSGIGRAVAIAFAREGADVLIAYLDEEDDARETARWVEDAGRKAVLVGGDIRDRQHCDAIVDKAIEAFGRLDVVVNNAAYQMSYPSLDAISDEEWDKTFDTNIGAMFRITRAAVRHMKPGGAIINTSSINADHPNPGLIAYATTKGAIQNFTGGLAQLLAEKGIRANCVAPGPIWTPLIPSTMPPDKVEQFGKQVPMKRPGQPAELAAAYVMLASDEASYISGATIAVTGGAPII, from the coding sequence ATGAGCGACAAGCAACGCCCGGCACCGCCGTTTCCTGAACAGCAGCAGGACCAGACGCCCGGCCGCACGGCCGGCATGAACCCGCAACCGGATCACGGCGAGAAAACCTACGAAGGTTCGGGGCGTCTCGCTGGCAAGGCAGCGATCGTGACCGGCGGCGACAGCGGCATTGGCCGTGCGGTCGCGATCGCGTTCGCGCGTGAAGGCGCCGATGTGCTGATCGCCTATCTCGACGAAGAAGACGATGCGCGCGAGACCGCGCGCTGGGTCGAGGACGCCGGTCGCAAGGCGGTGCTGGTCGGCGGCGATATCCGCGATCGCCAGCATTGCGATGCGATCGTCGACAAGGCGATCGAGGCTTTCGGCCGGCTCGACGTGGTGGTCAACAACGCGGCGTATCAGATGAGCTATCCGTCGCTCGACGCGATCAGCGACGAAGAATGGGACAAGACCTTCGATACCAACATCGGCGCGATGTTCAGGATCACGCGCGCGGCGGTCCGCCATATGAAGCCGGGCGGCGCGATCATCAACACGTCGTCGATCAATGCCGATCATCCGAACCCCGGCCTGATCGCCTATGCGACGACCAAGGGTGCGATTCAGAACTTCACCGGCGGCCTCGCGCAATTGCTCGCGGAAAAGGGTATTCGCGCGAACTGCGTGGCGCCGGGACCGATCTGGACGCCGCTGATCCCATCGACGATGCCGCCCGACAAGGTCGAGCAGTTCGGCAAGCAGGTGCCGATGAAGCGCCCCGGACAACCGGCGGAGCTCGCGGCCGCGTATGTGATGCTCGCGTCGGACGAAGCGAGCTACATCTCGGGCGCGACGATTGCCGTGACAGGCGGCGCGCCGATTATTTAG
- a CDS encoding response regulator: MTVFNDSVDSSDDVLVWRPIRYAMAAHRRVLVVDDYREAADALQMLLTADGFECRALDDPYAVCQTACEWQPFAVLLDIKMPGLDGLELARRLRAHPQTAHMLLVACTAFASREDRSLAKAAGFDAHCAKPLTPERLLRVLESAAALHAAEPSSESGC; the protein is encoded by the coding sequence ATGACTGTGTTCAACGACAGCGTGGACAGCAGCGACGACGTGCTCGTATGGCGGCCGATCCGCTATGCGATGGCCGCGCATCGTCGCGTGCTGGTAGTCGACGATTACCGGGAAGCAGCGGACGCGCTGCAAATGCTACTGACGGCCGACGGCTTCGAGTGCCGTGCGCTCGACGATCCGTATGCCGTGTGTCAGACCGCGTGCGAGTGGCAGCCGTTTGCGGTGCTGCTCGACATCAAGATGCCGGGGCTCGACGGGCTCGAACTTGCGCGGCGTCTGCGCGCGCATCCGCAGACTGCGCATATGCTGCTGGTTGCGTGTACCGCGTTCGCGTCGCGCGAGGATCGCTCGCTCGCCAAGGCGGCTGGCTTCGACGCGCATTGCGCGAAACCATTGACGCCCGAGCGTCTGTTGCGCGTGCTCGAATCGGCGGCCGCGTTGCATGCGGCGGAGCCATCATCTGAATCAGGCTGTTAG
- a CDS encoding ATP-dependent DNA ligase has protein sequence MKRFAALYTALDATTSTHDKLAALTSYFSVAEPEDAAWASYFLAGGKPRQLVPTRLLTDIARERAGLPEWLFEESYHAVGDLAETIAHILPPASRDSELGLTQWIEQRMLPLRGLPPDELRTRLLSYWDELDWGGRFLLTKLIGGGFRVGVARQLVVRALAEVAGVDHKRIAQRMVGWTDSRQKPDAARYLRLIAPQTDDDTQAHARQHDSDLGLPYPFFLAHPLQTDPATLGDPAHWLIEWKWDGIRAQLVKRGGRVWLWSRGEDLITDRFPEVAALGESLPDGYVIDGEILAWEPGAAAPLPFARLQPRIARKTLTRKILADSPAALLAYDLLEANGQDLRMNALVDRRARLDALSASVDGTLARGLLRVSPLVRGADWSALTALREESRARGVEGLMLKERESMYGVGRTKASGTWWKWKIEPYAVDAVLVYAQRGHGRRASLYTDYTFAVWDEADGVRTLVPFAKAYSGLTDEEMHRVDAIVRKTTVDKFGPVRSVTPTLVFEIGFEGIQASSRHKSGVAVRFPRMLRWRTDKHIDDADTLAMLKGFIDNRAG, from the coding sequence ATGAAACGCTTCGCGGCCCTCTACACCGCGCTCGATGCGACCACGTCGACGCACGACAAGCTTGCGGCGCTGACCAGTTATTTCTCGGTGGCCGAGCCTGAAGACGCGGCATGGGCGTCGTATTTCCTCGCGGGCGGCAAACCGCGTCAACTGGTGCCGACGCGTTTGCTGACCGACATCGCGCGCGAGCGCGCCGGCTTGCCCGAGTGGCTGTTCGAGGAGTCGTATCACGCGGTGGGCGATCTGGCCGAAACCATCGCGCATATCCTGCCGCCCGCGTCGCGCGACTCCGAGCTGGGTCTCACGCAATGGATCGAGCAACGCATGCTGCCGTTGCGCGGCCTGCCGCCCGACGAGTTGCGCACGCGTCTACTCAGTTACTGGGACGAACTCGACTGGGGCGGCCGCTTCCTGCTGACCAAGCTGATCGGCGGCGGCTTTCGTGTCGGCGTCGCGCGGCAACTGGTGGTGCGCGCGCTCGCCGAAGTGGCCGGCGTCGATCACAAGCGGATTGCGCAACGAATGGTCGGCTGGACCGATTCGCGACAGAAGCCCGATGCGGCGCGCTATCTGCGTCTGATCGCGCCGCAGACCGACGACGATACGCAAGCTCATGCGCGTCAACACGATAGCGACCTGGGCCTGCCGTACCCGTTTTTTCTCGCGCATCCGTTGCAGACCGATCCGGCGACGCTCGGCGATCCCGCGCATTGGCTGATCGAATGGAAGTGGGACGGCATACGCGCGCAACTCGTCAAACGCGGCGGGCGCGTGTGGTTATGGTCGCGCGGCGAGGATCTGATCACCGATCGTTTTCCCGAGGTCGCGGCATTGGGCGAGTCCTTACCCGATGGGTATGTGATCGATGGCGAGATTCTCGCCTGGGAACCCGGCGCGGCCGCGCCGTTGCCGTTCGCGCGGCTGCAACCGCGCATCGCGCGCAAGACGCTGACTCGCAAGATCCTTGCGGATTCGCCGGCAGCGCTGCTCGCGTACGACCTGCTCGAAGCGAACGGCCAGGACCTGCGCATGAACGCGCTCGTTGATCGGCGCGCGCGGCTCGATGCGTTGAGCGCGTCGGTCGATGGCACGCTCGCGCGCGGTCTGCTGCGCGTATCGCCGCTCGTCCGTGGCGCGGATTGGAGCGCGCTCACGGCCTTGCGCGAGGAGAGCCGCGCGCGCGGCGTCGAAGGCTTGATGCTGAAGGAGCGCGAATCGATGTATGGCGTCGGCCGCACCAAGGCATCGGGCACGTGGTGGAAATGGAAGATCGAGCCCTATGCGGTAGACGCTGTGCTCGTGTACGCGCAGCGCGGTCATGGCCGTCGCGCGAGTCTCTACACCGACTACACATTCGCGGTGTGGGACGAAGCCGACGGCGTGCGCACGCTCGTGCCGTTCGCGAAGGCCTATTCAGGGCTTACCGACGAAGAGATGCATCGCGTCGATGCGATCGTGCGCAAGACCACCGTCGATAAATTCGGCCCGGTGCGCAGCGTAACGCCGACGCTCGTGTTCGAGATCGGCTTCGAAGGGATACAAGCGAGTTCGCGCCATAAGTCAGGCGTGGCCGTGCGTTTTCCACGCATGCTGCGCTGGCGTACCGACAAACATATCGACGACGCCGACACGCTCGCGATGCTGAAGGGCTTTATCGATAATCGTGCGGGATAA
- a CDS encoding ligase-associated DNA damage response exonuclease, whose protein sequence is MDQPPRQNNTAPQANDLVVARPEGLYCPAGDFYIDPWRPVERAVITHAHSDHARFGHQRYLATRAGASVLMARLPGIALHTLDYGEPLMVGAARVSLHPAGHVLGSAQVRIEHAGRVWVASGDYKLEADPTCAAFEPVHCDTFITESTFGLPIYRWDTPQSVFDSIDSWWRHNASEGRASVLFCYSFGKAQRVLASVDAAIGPIFCHGALEPLNRAYRDAGVRLPPVNLVSEIAAKDKAVFRQALIVAPPSAQNSAWLKRFSDYSDAFASGWMRLRGARRRRGVDRGFVLSDHADWPGLQTAIRESGASRVIVTHGSIEPMVRWLNEQGLQASAFDTQYGDDTVEADAAGADEAPAASES, encoded by the coding sequence ATGGATCAGCCGCCCCGTCAGAACAACACCGCGCCGCAAGCCAATGATCTGGTGGTCGCGCGGCCCGAGGGACTGTATTGCCCGGCCGGCGATTTTTACATCGACCCATGGCGGCCGGTCGAACGCGCGGTGATCACGCATGCGCATTCCGACCATGCGCGCTTTGGTCATCAGCGCTATCTGGCGACGCGCGCGGGCGCGAGCGTGCTGATGGCGCGGCTGCCCGGCATCGCACTGCACACGCTCGACTACGGCGAGCCGCTCATGGTTGGCGCTGCGCGCGTGTCGCTGCATCCGGCCGGGCACGTGCTCGGCTCGGCACAGGTGCGCATCGAACACGCGGGCCGCGTATGGGTCGCATCCGGCGACTACAAGCTCGAAGCCGATCCGACCTGCGCCGCGTTCGAACCGGTGCATTGCGATACCTTCATCACCGAGTCGACGTTCGGCCTGCCGATCTATCGCTGGGACACGCCGCAAAGCGTGTTCGATTCGATCGATTCATGGTGGCGTCACAACGCATCCGAAGGGCGCGCGTCGGTGCTGTTCTGCTATTCGTTCGGCAAGGCGCAACGCGTGCTCGCGAGCGTCGATGCCGCGATCGGGCCGATCTTCTGCCACGGCGCGCTCGAGCCGCTCAATCGCGCGTATCGCGACGCGGGCGTGCGTCTGCCGCCGGTCAATCTCGTCAGCGAGATCGCCGCGAAAGACAAGGCCGTGTTCAGACAGGCGCTGATCGTTGCGCCGCCGTCCGCGCAGAACAGCGCGTGGCTCAAGCGCTTCAGCGATTACAGCGATGCATTCGCGTCGGGCTGGATGCGCCTGCGCGGCGCGCGGCGCCGGCGCGGCGTCGATCGCGGCTTCGTGCTGTCCGATCACGCGGACTGGCCGGGTTTGCAAACGGCGATCCGCGAAAGCGGCGCCTCGCGTGTGATCGTCACGCATGGCTCGATCGAACCGATGGTGCGCTGGCTCAACGAGCAGGGCCTGCAGGCGAGTGCGTTCGACACGCAATACGGCGACGATACGGTCGAAGCCGATGCGGCCGGCGCCGACGAAGCGCCGGCGGCGAGCGAATCATGA
- a CDS encoding YihY/virulence factor BrkB family protein, whose amino-acid sequence MPILLDQHALFIARHPGRFLLQTLKAFRANQGLLLAGAVAYYALLSIVPLLILVVIVLSRVVPQQLVLEALSHLLRWLVPGQSAALVRELSNFLQHRAVIGWVLLLTMLFFSSLAFTVLENAMSLIFVHRVVVKRRHFLVSALLPYCYIMFLGVGLLIVTFVSSALDTIGAEGLQLFGLHVSLQGFTRVLLYLLGLAGEIFVLTSVYLVMPVGRPSLKHALIGGVVAGVLWEVTRHVLVWYFATLSQVSLVYGSLTMAIVILLSFEWLATLLLFGAQVISQYERFGTEPLDAPQPKIKTG is encoded by the coding sequence ATGCCCATCCTGCTCGACCAGCATGCGCTGTTTATCGCCAGGCATCCCGGGCGCTTCCTGCTGCAAACGCTGAAAGCGTTTCGCGCGAACCAGGGGCTGCTGCTCGCGGGCGCGGTCGCATACTACGCGTTGCTGTCCATCGTGCCGCTGCTGATCCTGGTCGTCATCGTGCTGTCGCGCGTGGTGCCGCAGCAGCTGGTGCTCGAAGCGCTGTCGCATCTGCTGCGCTGGCTCGTGCCCGGGCAATCGGCCGCGCTCGTGCGTGAGCTGTCGAACTTTTTGCAGCATCGCGCGGTGATTGGCTGGGTGCTGCTGCTGACGATGCTGTTCTTCAGCTCGCTCGCTTTCACCGTGCTCGAAAACGCGATGTCGCTGATCTTCGTGCACCGCGTCGTCGTGAAGCGGCGCCACTTCCTGGTCTCGGCGTTGCTGCCCTACTGCTACATCATGTTTCTCGGCGTTGGCCTGCTGATCGTCACGTTCGTATCGAGCGCGCTCGACACGATCGGCGCCGAAGGTCTGCAACTGTTCGGCCTGCATGTGTCGTTGCAGGGCTTCACGCGAGTGCTGCTGTATCTGCTCGGGCTCGCCGGTGAAATCTTCGTGCTGACTTCGGTGTATCTGGTGATGCCGGTCGGACGTCCGTCGCTCAAACACGCGCTGATCGGTGGCGTGGTGGCCGGCGTGTTGTGGGAGGTCACGCGGCACGTGCTGGTCTGGTATTTCGCCACGCTGTCGCAGGTGAGCCTCGTCTATGGCTCGCTGACGATGGCGATCGTGATCCTGCTGAGCTTCGAATGGCTCGCCACGCTGCTGCTGTTCGGCGCGCAGGTGATATCGCAGTACGAGCGCTTCGGCACCGAACCGCTCGACGCGCCGCAGCCGAAGATCAAGACCGGCTGA
- a CDS encoding thiamine pyrophosphate-requiring protein: protein MAETVGDFIIGRLHAWGVRRIYGYPGDGINGVFGALNRAQSEAKKRHRGTDQPGPIEFIQVRHEEMAAFMAAAHAKFTGELGVCIATSGPGASHLLTGLYDARMDHMPVLAIAGQQARAAIGGHYQQELDLPAMFKDVAGSFVGFATMPAQVRHLVDRAVRIALAERAVTALILPNDLQDIPYEPPGRKHGTLHSGIGYARPRVVPGDQQLREAADVLNAGRKVAILVGAGALHATDEVIAVAEKLGAGVAKALLGKAALPDDLPWVTGSIGLLGTKPSYDMMTHCDTLLMIGSGFPYSEFLPKEGDARGVQIDIKADMLSLRYPMEVNLVGDSVETLRALLPLIEQKQDRLWRERIEGWVSDWWKTLEKRAHEPAKDGLNPQLSVWELSKRIPSNAIVTSDSGSVANWYARDLQVQRGMMCSLSGGLASMGAAVPYAIAAKFAYPERPVIALVGDGAMQMNNMAELITVAKYWQGWSDPRWICMVLNNGDLNQVTWEQRVMEGDPKFEVSQDIPSVPYHRFAELIGLKGIYVDNPEQMATAWDDALASNRPVVIEVKSDPNVPPLPPHVTLAQAKAFAETLLKGDPDQGNVVVETARQVLGAVLPGHHDK, encoded by the coding sequence ATGGCTGAAACCGTTGGCGATTTCATCATCGGGCGGCTGCATGCATGGGGCGTGCGGCGTATCTATGGCTATCCGGGCGACGGCATCAACGGCGTGTTCGGCGCGTTGAACCGCGCGCAGAGCGAAGCGAAAAAGCGCCATAGAGGCACGGATCAGCCGGGCCCGATCGAATTCATCCAGGTCCGCCACGAAGAAATGGCCGCGTTCATGGCCGCCGCGCATGCCAAGTTCACCGGCGAACTCGGCGTGTGCATCGCCACCTCGGGGCCCGGCGCTTCTCATCTGCTGACGGGCCTCTACGACGCGCGCATGGATCACATGCCGGTGCTCGCGATCGCCGGTCAGCAGGCGCGCGCGGCGATCGGCGGACACTATCAGCAGGAGCTGGATCTGCCGGCGATGTTCAAGGACGTGGCCGGCTCGTTCGTCGGCTTTGCGACGATGCCCGCGCAGGTGCGTCATCTGGTCGATCGGGCGGTGCGTATCGCGCTTGCCGAGCGCGCGGTGACCGCGCTGATACTGCCGAACGATCTGCAGGACATTCCGTATGAACCGCCGGGGCGCAAGCACGGCACGCTGCATTCGGGCATCGGATACGCGCGTCCGCGCGTCGTGCCGGGCGACCAGCAGTTGCGCGAGGCCGCCGACGTGCTGAACGCCGGCCGCAAGGTCGCGATCCTGGTCGGCGCTGGCGCGCTGCACGCGACCGACGAAGTGATCGCGGTCGCCGAGAAACTCGGCGCCGGCGTCGCGAAAGCGCTGCTCGGCAAGGCGGCGCTGCCCGACGATCTGCCTTGGGTGACCGGCTCGATCGGCCTGCTCGGCACGAAGCCGAGCTACGACATGATGACCCATTGCGATACGTTGCTGATGATCGGCTCCGGCTTCCCATACTCGGAGTTTCTGCCGAAGGAAGGCGACGCGCGCGGCGTGCAGATCGACATCAAGGCCGACATGCTGAGCCTGCGTTATCCGATGGAAGTGAACCTCGTCGGCGATAGCGTCGAGACGCTGCGCGCGCTGCTGCCGCTCATCGAGCAGAAGCAGGATCGGCTGTGGCGTGAGCGCATCGAAGGCTGGGTGTCCGACTGGTGGAAGACGCTGGAAAAACGCGCGCACGAACCCGCGAAGGATGGCCTGAATCCGCAGCTGTCGGTATGGGAGCTGTCGAAGCGCATTCCGTCGAACGCGATCGTCACCAGCGATTCGGGTTCGGTCGCGAACTGGTACGCGCGTGATCTGCAGGTGCAGCGCGGCATGATGTGCTCGCTGTCGGGCGGCCTCGCGTCGATGGGCGCGGCCGTGCCGTATGCGATCGCCGCGAAGTTCGCGTACCCCGAGCGGCCCGTGATCGCGCTGGTCGGCGACGGCGCGATGCAGATGAACAACATGGCCGAGCTGATCACGGTCGCGAAGTACTGGCAAGGCTGGAGCGATCCGCGCTGGATCTGCATGGTGCTCAACAATGGCGATCTGAACCAGGTCACATGGGAGCAACGCGTGATGGAAGGCGATCCGAAGTTCGAGGTGTCGCAGGACATTCCTTCCGTGCCGTATCACCGCTTTGCGGAGCTGATCGGTTTGAAGGGCATCTATGTCGACAACCCCGAGCAGATGGCGACCGCCTGGGACGACGCGCTCGCGTCGAATCGTCCCGTCGTGATCGAGGTGAAGTCCGATCCGAACGTGCCGCCGCTACCGCCGCACGTCACACTCGCGCAGGCCAAAGCGTTTGCCGAGACCTTGCTGAAGGGCGATCCCGATCAGGGCAACGTGGTGGTCGAGACGGCCAGGCAGGTGCTCGGTGCGGTGCTGCCGGGGCATCACGACAAATGA